A window of Globicephala melas chromosome 2, mGloMel1.2, whole genome shotgun sequence genomic DNA:
tcTGTTTTAGGCCAAAAAGCTGCCGCCAAGGGGGAGCTGCCCTTCCTTACAGCAGAGCCAAGCCCTGGGTATTGGGGGCTGGTATGGGGGCCCCTGCCCTCTTGCGCCTGAATGGCCGGGATCCTTGGGGTTTTTTATTTGGCTTGTGGGCCCCTCCTCCCAAATCCTGGCTCCCCTGTGACCTCCCTCGGCTTTGCTGGGCTGGACCGTGcgctcctctctctccccctccctgctctgctctgaGGGAATCCTGCACCCTTCCGGGTCAGGCCCAGGGTACAGCGTGGACTCATTCACTCGCTCACTCACAGCCACATGCCAAGGCCCTCCCATGGACCAGGGGGTGCAGAGATGGGTGTgactcccccactcccacccgcAGGAACCCCTGCACCCACAACGCCAGTCTAAGGAGCTTTTTTTGGTAGAACTCAGGGGTTAGAAGTCCATGAGCAGATAAGGCCCAGACGGTGGTAGAAATGTGTGTGTGCGCCCGAGGAGGATGCATCCCCATCCAGTGGGGAAGGTGGCATGAGGAAGtcagaggcttcctggaggctgCGGCTTTGGAACAGAGCTGCAGAGACTGGGCGAGAGCAGCAGTTGCAATCACCGGGGGAGCTTTACAAAATCCCAGTGCCCAGGCTGCGCCCCAGACGATTACATCAGCATCTCCAGGGTGGGTCCCATGCAGCAGGATTTCTTAAAGCATCCCTGCTGGGACCCACTGGGTTAGCGTGAGCTGAGGCCATTCCCCTGGCTGGAGACTTAGGGAGTTGAAATGAGGGTGAGCTGAGGCCAGGGCTCTGCTGAGGGAGGGTCAGGCTGGAGGGGCTGGGGCACCAGCCCTTCCTCCGTCCTGCCTCCCTGGAGGGGCAGGCAGTGACACGGCTGCAAAGAGCAAACGGCTGCCTGATAAGCAAGCCGCTCCCTTCCCTGTGCTCAGAAAAGGCCTCGTGAGCACAGACAGGTCAGGGCAGATGAGACCAGGAAGGCACGGAGGCCTGCTCGCCTAGAGGGGGAGCATGTCGTGGAGTTGCCGTTCCTGTGGCCATCCCTCGGCCCTGCCAAGGAGGGCCAGACGCCAGTGCTGGCCTGCTCTTAGGGCCCTGCAGGTGCCATGGGCAAGGCTCTCCTGGGCACCAGGCAAAAGGGATACCTTTGAGCTCCCGGTTCACTGCCTAATGGGATACGAATGGGCCAGAGTCGGTCAGCCCTTGGTGAGTGTATCTAAGAGAAActggctcttgtttttttttttttggcggtacgcgccctctcactgttgtggcctctcccgttgcggagcacaggctccggacgcgcaggctcagtggccatggctcacgggcccagccgctccacggcatgtgggatcttcccggaccggtgcacgaactcgcgtcccctgcatcggcaggcggactctcaaccactgcgccaccagggaagcccactggctCTTGTTTGAAGATAAATCTACCATAGTCAGAAATATCCCAAATACAGGGTGTAGATTTTGGAATGACATGGTTTCCGTTCAAATCCAGCTTCCACTTCTAGCTTTGTGgccttgggcatgttacttaaccactctgaacctttcttcacctataaaatgaaggtGATAATGACATTTATCTCCTAGGGCTGTCTTGGTAATACATGCTAAGTGGTTGGTATAGCTCCTGTCAGCACTCCATAAATTTCATTACTGTTGCTGACTGCATGGCGCCTGCTTTAATTAAATGGTAGCTACTGTCATTACACAGTCATCATGTTTGTGATTTACGCACACATTTGTGGGCACACACCCTCAGCCTACTGCTCTCATCAGCACACGTCACACCTACACACACCCGTGGAAATATTCTTTCACTCTTTATGCATGTTCGCCCGTGCTTGCAAACATGCAAACAGTGGAGTCATGAGGGCTGTTCACACTTATTCCAGCTCCCTCTCGGACAGAGTACGGTTTGTACTGTACTGAAGTTATGGACTTCCCCGTCTACTTGAGGTTAGGTGTGGCTGTGTAACTTGTTTTGGCTTTAAGAGCCAATGCATAATTTACCACTCTTTCCGTCTGCCTGGGTCCTGGAGTGAAGCCAATGACACAGAGAACAGCCCTGCTTAAACCAAGGGACACGCCACACGAATGAGACATAAAATctgattgttttaagccatccagagTCTGGAGCTGTTCCTGCAGCATAACCTGGTTTATCCTGACTGACACACATTCATACTCCGTGCATTCACATTCCATCTCTCACACACATACCCGACATCACACACATCCTCACATCCTCTTTGGTAGGATGGGGATTAAGTTTTgcactttacagacaagaaaactgaaacaCAAGATGGAAGAGTTGTACAGACCCAGGTCAGAACCAGAGCACCCGAATGCTAGTCTCTTGCTCTTTCCCTCCTGTCTTCCATCCTGCCCCCGTCATGGTGATTGAGATTCAAGGATAATCAAAACTCTTGAATCAAAGTGATGTGCTGCTCAGAAAGGCTGCCCTGCAGTGCCCATTGGCCATCTGACGGCAGTGGAGACTGGCCTCCTGATCAGAACACATTCCCTATCCGAGAGAAGGATCAGTACTCACCATTGTGATGTTGGCCACATCCTTGACAAAAGCAATGGCCTTACTGGGCTGGAACTTGCACTCACCATCCTGTTCAGGGTGGCAAAGGTCATGGGACACAGGTTAGGGATGCTCGGCCCCGGGCTGAGACTTCAGGCCTCCCCTATGCAATTTGATAACATTTATAAAGCGAAAGCTACAGGTCCCAGGGCCTGGGTGATGAGGTCACTTGTGAGGGAACTAGAGGCCTCCTTGCCCTCAAGGAcctcacagtctagtgggaggAAAGGGTCCTGTGCTGGCTTTGGCAGAGGTGGGCTCGCATGGCACCTGCTGGGAGCACAAGGAAGGGGCCAGTCTCAGCCCAAGGAACTTCACCTGCAAGAGGCAGGCGCAGAGGACACACGGAGGGAAGATCAAACCCTTCTGAGGCGGGAGAGACGGTCAGGATGACAAGAAGGCAGGACCTGACGTTTAGGAACCAGcaagttgggggtgggtgggagcatAAGGCTTGTGAAGGGGAGAGTGAAGTAAAAGCCAAGACTGGGAAGACAGATCTGTGCGACGTGGGGGGAAGGCAGGCCTCGAAAGGCAGGCCGAAGAGTCTGGAGTTTCTCTTGCAGGCCCTGAGGAGCCTTTGAAGAGTTCTGAACAAGGCAGGGTGTGGTCAGAGCTGAGTCTCAGAGGCCACTCTGGCGGcccctgggtgggtgggtggggggccaAGGAGAGGGCACCCACAGTGATCTAGGGTGAAGGGAAGCCAAGGTCCGAGTGCAGGCAGGGACACAGAATGGACCAAAGGAGCAGATGCGAGAAGGGCTAAGATGGTCAGAAGGCTGACTGAGGTGAGGTCTGGGTCAGGGAGCCGCCCCAAGAATGGACCACTGGCCGCCAAGACATTTTAGGGAAGGGTGGTCCTCCCATCGCCGAGAGGGGAGATACAGGAGGAATCCCGGGTTTGTGGGACAGTCGAGGTGCCCAGCCGTGCAAAGGCGGGGTTGAGGTGATGGCAGGGGAGGCCCTGGACAAAGTGGGTGTGGGCCCAGGAGTGCTGTCCGCACGAATGGGGAGGGAAGAAGCCAACAGACGGCGTCCCGGTGCACTCACGGCAGGGCGGGGCAGCCTGACGGTGCTGCCACACACAGGGCGGTAAGAGGCCCCCCCGGCTGGCTGACAGCTGGGGCTTGGGCAAGTAGAGGAGGGGAAAAAGTGAGCTGCAAGAGACAATTCTGAGAATCCGGGTGGAAGTGGGGAGTCCTCCAGGGGGGTGCAGGGGAAGAGATGTGTTCTGAGGCTGGGACAAGAACGGAGATGGGGAGCATTGCAGATCAAGAAGACGGAGCCCAGGCTGCCCAGAGTTACCTGGCCCTTGTAGGGGTAGGTGTCTTCACCCATGATGCCCTTGTTGTACCGGATGTACTCGAAGGCCTGGCTGGGGAGACCCCTGCAAGAAGCATACACAGCTGTGCCTACCTGAGACTGGCCCCGATGGAGGCGGGGCCTGCAGGGGCTGGAGCTTGGAGACGTTtgccctggcagggctgggaggccGTGGTTGGGGCATGTCCCAGGGGCAGAGAAGTCTCCGAGGGGCTAGCAATGCCACCGTGTTTGCCCGGCCTCAGGATACAGCTCAACAGACTCAGAAGAGGCTATCAAGGAGGGTCCAAGGTCCAGCCACACGTGCTTCCGTGGGACAGAGACCTCTGGAAGCCAGGCCCCTCGCTCTGTCAGGAAAAGGACCCGACAGGATCTGCCCAGCTGACTGTCGTTGCCACCACCGTGCCCACTGGGCCCCGCCTGGGCAGGTGCTCTGCAAACGTGACTTTCCAACCCCTCAGAACCCCGGGAGGTAGCTGCTGTTACTTCTTGAAGCTCAGACAGGCTGAACAACTTGCCCAGGGCCCCAGAGCTACAGCCAGGATCTGCTTCCAAAGGTGGATCTTCCACCTCGTGTTGCCTCCTGGAGTAAAGAAGACTCAACAGCTATCCAGCCACGACTCCCCATCAATCGCCTGTCCCTTCTGGGTTTTGTCCAGAGCATCTGTCACCACCCCACCTGCGGCACAGCTAGAACATCAGCTGCTGTATCCCTCGTGCCTACATACAGGGCAGGTGCTGTCGTACTTGCTGAATGAACGAAAAAATGAAGTAAACCAAAGCAAACATCCCTCGGAAAAATGGTGGGGCCCCAGGATGCCCTTTCAGACCTGTGACGGGTGGTGTTTATAAGTTgcaaagaggaaagagaccaaAAAGCCATGAGGCTAACCATGATATGATGGTGGACCAGCAACTAGGCCGTGGCTTCACCCCCGACTCCCAGACGCAGCCCGAGCGTGGAGGCCCTCGTGCTGGCTCTGTCAGAGCAGGTGGAGCACCGGGCCTTCCCAGGACTCGCCCGAGAGAGGGATGGGCCGCAGGTAGGCGAGCGGAGGCGAGGCTGGGAGCGTGCCCTAGGGGAGCACGAGGGCCTGGCTTTACACACATATGTTCTGGGAAAGCCGCTCATCCCGAGGAAAGGTCTCAGAGCACGTGAGGAGGAGATGAGGGCTGGAGACACAGAGAAACGTGGGTAAATCCCTAAGAACCCGTGGGtcgggggaattccctggcggtccagtggttaagactcagtgctttcactggacttgggtttgatccctggtcggggcactaagatcctgcaagccatgtggtatggccaaaaaaataaataataataaaaaaagggcCAGGAAAGCAGGCCCAGCAGAGACGCAGCCTTTATGCCTGAACCCTGCACCACATCTACAGGAAAGCTCCTCGACGCGGCCTGCCAAGCTGGGGTGGCTAGAGCTTTAGAGAACCTGTGGAAAGGCCAACCAGACACCTGTGTGTGGATCTTGGTTTTGGAGGATGATGTGCTTCTCATTCTATTAATTCTTTCGGCCACTCGCCAGAGGCCTTGGTGGCCAGCGAGGCCAAGTGTGCTATGGGGTGAAATCCGGGTGACACCAGGGAACGAGGGTGGATCTTGGAACCAGCCAGGCCTGGGCTTGCATTACAGCTCTGCCCGTTCCAGCTGAGGGACCTTGGGCGTGTTAGGTGACCTTCCCCCTCCACAAGCGGGGCCGATTTTGCTCCCACCGAGGGCAGAGGCTGTGGCAGTGCCCGGCCCGTATGAGGCCCGACAGAAGTGACCCCGGGAAATGAGCAGGGGCtttgccccccccacccccccccaaccccccccaccccggtcaggGCCGTACCCTTGGCAGCCGTGATTGTTGAAGTTCTGGGCGCAGTCCACCAGCTGCTGCTCGGCCTGGAGGGAGGAACGCACGCCCGGTGAGCTGGGCGCCTCCAGCGCCCTGCCTCCCGAGTGGACCCACGCCTGCGGCCCCGCCTGCCCGGGGCCCAAGGGCACCAGATGCTAAGCTCCCGGAGAGCAAGGGCTGTCTCCCCAGCAGCCGGCCCCTGTCGGGGAGAAGCTCAGCGACGGCCTGGCAGCCAAGTGGGCAGGTGAGAGGACACGGGGGGCCCTGGAGGTGTGCACGTACGTGTGGCTCCTGGGGTCCTGTGGTGGcagatgggagggggaggggacaggccTTCCCTCAAGCCGGTTCCTGGCGGCCCTCACCAGCCTTGCCGGCCCCTCTTCCCCACACAGGAGGCAGCGGCTGGGCAGTCACCCCTCACTCCAGGGGCTCAGGGGTCCCTGCTCGCTCTTCCCTGCCTGAAGGTGACCAGCTTGAGAGGGGCCACAGCTCCTACAGGGCTGCCTCCCAGGCAGGCTCTGCTCTCGGAAGGCCCCAGGTGGCCACACCGAGGAACACCCCGACCCACCCAGGGATGAGCCCTTGGGCCATCTCCTCAACAAGCCTCATTCCTTCTGAAGTGTCAGCTGAGGTCTGCACGCTGCATGTCCGTGAGGCTGGGACACCTGAAGTCCAACTGAAATGGCACTGTCAGCAAAAGCCACAAAGAAGCCTGACGGCCCAGGTCTGGTCCTCCGAATCAGGCCTTGGAGCGAAGCTGTGACCCCTCTCCCGCATCCCTCCCCCGGCACCATGGCTGATTGCTCACCAAAGAGGGCAGCCTCCCAGTTGCTATGGCGACAGCAGACTCCAGGGCCCCGGTGGTGGAGAAGGTCCAGCAACTGCCACAGCTGCCCTAGAggccaaggggagggggagggaggtcaGGGGCCAGGACCCCGCGGGCTCCCGTGACTTCAGCTGACAAAGCCCTGGCCCACACTGTCCACGCTGACCCTCACGAGGCCCGCGAGGCCGGCATCCTTCTCCCCGTGTTGCAGACGAGGAGGCCGAGGCTCGCACAGGGGAAGCAGCAGCCGCCACCGCTGATGAGTGCCCGTGCACTCCCAGTCCTGGCCCCCCGCTACCAACCCCCACCGGCCTACACGCCAGAGCCCTCCCTCCCGACCCCACTCTGTGCTCTTCTGTTCCTCGGAATCTTtttttggcatgcgggatcttagttcctcgaccagggatggaacccacgccccggcagtggaagcgcagggtcttaaccactcgaccgccagggaagtccctctacttcTGAATCTTATGCTGATTCCTCTTCTTCCCACTGTCTTCCAACAGAAGGCCTCGCCAGAGTCCTGTTTCTAGAAGCTTCTCTATCACCTTTCCACCTCCAATCTCACCCACAGTCCCAACTGTTAAACTGACAACTCCCCAAACGCTCAGCCCTCACCTCCACCCAGGCCCAGACACCCTGTCTCCCAGATGATCCCACCCGTATACGCCCCAAACCCCTCAGACTCTGCGTGTCCTGACCCACCCGTCCATCTCCCCGTCCTCTGCCACGGTCACTGCCGCTGCCCAGCCACCTTCCTCCCGGCGCCTCCCGAGGGCTCAGAGTCGGGCGCTGGAACCTGCCTGCCTGGTTCAAATCATAGCTCTGCCCCACACCCACCGTGCGACCTGGGCGAGCTGCTGCCCACTCTGACCCTCGGTCTCATCATTTGTAACACGGGAACAGCCGTGCTTCCCTCACAGGGCTGTTTGTCAGAGGGGTAGATGAGATCCTGCCCGTCGTGCAGTTACCCCACAGGCTCCGTAATATTAgctgttgtttgtgtttttctctcaGCCGCATCTTGGTCTCTGTTCTGCCCCTTGCTGGTTCAGTCTTCCATATTTTACTTCTGAAATTTCTCCTAAGATTCCCGTCCTCGCTGTCATTGTTGAGTCCTCACTGCTGTCTCCCTGGAAAGAGCCTTCACCCTACCCCGGGCTCCAGTTCTTCCTCTCAAAGCCTTCCCTCggcagggagggagggcctgGTCAGAGCGTCTCTGGCTGGTCAGAGGCTGGGCTTGGCCGCCACTgcaggaggcagggcagggccgAGTGGCCAGCACTGGCCTTGAGCAGAGACCTGGATGAAAGGGCCCTCTGTCATCTGCTTGCCTTGTACCTTCAgcgcttcctcctctgtaaagtgagaAACCCTCAAGGCTGCTGAGCTAATGTCAGATCCGGTCGCCGTATCTGTAACCGCATGGTGTCTACAGTGAGAGACCACACACACCCATGAGGGTAATCGCCTTGTTCTGGCCCCTCCACCCCGGGGCTCCGTCCTGCCCGAGGGTCAGTTAACACAAGGACCCGGAACGTTCTTGGCAGACTTCCCCTTCTCACCTGCCCACAGGGTGAGCAGGTTTCGGGCTTCCACATTTAACGCTTGTTGCTTTGAACGGTCCTGGAATTCTCAGATGGTCTAAAAGCTGCCTTTGGGGCTTGGAGCAGAGGGCTGACTTCATTCTACCCCTCCGACTGCTGGGAGGGGAGACTTGTCTCGGCTTCCGGATGCTGGTTTAAACGTCTAGATCACTAGGCAGGTTCTGGGAACCCAGTGAGCCTGGGAGGATTTGGAGCTATGCCATGTGGCtttaaggaaagggagaaaatgtttctCATGGAGAGTTTCAGTGGAAAGCAAAGTGCTTCCAGGAGGGAAACCTTCACCTGTATTTCCTGGGATCGAGAGGTCGGCATCTTCCTGAAGAAGGCCACTGCACTGTTACTTCCAGGGGACAGCAAGGGGTGGGTCCAGACTCTCCAGGACAGAGCAATGTGCTGGGACCCTCCAGCCAGCGGCCGGGTTCTCACCTCTGTAAGTGCAGGGAAGACGCCGCCACTCCCCTTGCCAGGCATGCTGTGCCCTGCGGGGCTGCTCCTGAGAACAGGTCTGAAACGCTGGGATCCATTCTGTTCACTAACCACCTGCAGCTCCCTTGTGGGAAAGCAGCcagccagggaggggctgggccctggTGCCTCGTGCAGCGTATGGAGGACGGGGAAGAAAAGATGTGTGGGCAGTAGGAACGGGGTCCCGGTGTGCAGTTACTAAAGGGCACAGAGAACGTGATGTTTTGGGTGACTGTAGAAGAGACCTAGGGCCAACGGGGAACTTTACACAGTGGGGTGGAACAAGGGGGATGGGTAAACTTCAGCCCAGTGAAGAAATACACTTTTATCCCCCAGAGCCAGCCATAAAAACAATGACCTCCCAGCCTTTCAGAGGAAGGCAGCTAGAGagatgatgagaaaaaaaatagagttggGGATATACTCTCTGTGTTTTGGGATTCTTCTGAGTTTTTCTTCCTGGCATACTGCCTGAGAATGTGGCCATTTGGCGTGTGTGGGGGGAAAGGTGGGATTGTCATGCATACCTGATTTTTCACTGGTGAgacaaaatttccttttttccgCCAGTCCATGGAGGGTGGGTAGGGACCAGTACCCCGAAGGTAGTTACCTTTGGTGGCTGAGCAATTCTGAAACAAcgaattacatttttttcagggGGAAGAAGAGAAACCGTTTTGATGGAAAAGTATGTAATTAAAGTGGAATCACCAAGAGAGAATAAGAAAGACTGTAGCTGTCAGAACCATCCCACCTCCACCCATTGGTTCCAAACGCTAAATGACAGGTCCTTCTGGGAGCCCAGATTGGGGGTAGTTAGGACAGGGTAGGcggatttagcaaataaaaatacagttcactcagttaaacttgaatttcaggtaaatgaCGAATAAGTCTGTAGTGTCTGTCCTGTGCAATGTTTAGGGTATACTTAtgctaaaatattatttgttgtttatccgaAATTCAGTTTTAAGGGGCAACTATATTTTCTCCAGCAACTCTAAGTTTGGGGTCTGCATGAGGCCATGAGCATGGACTGACGAACTGCTGGGAGCTGACACGTCTGGATCCCCCAAGAACCTGGGGGCCCCCCAGCTGCAGCTGGGGAGGGGCCGAACCGCTCTGGAAGCAGAGCGGGCTATGAGCTGATTCCAAAGGTTTGAGCGAAAAGACTCAGACTTGGTCACAATGAATAACACCCACCTGAGGTTCTGACCAAAGATACTTGCGTTTTAATTCAGCAAAGCTCATGTCTGAAAACTGGTTCAGTCCCactgaaaaagagaaggaaaaaccataaacgaacaaaaaaacacaacaaaaaagagGAGCTCAGTAAGTcactaataaagagaaaaaataatgaaaccccACATTCACATGTGTCCGATTTAGAGCCCCCTGCAACTTGGctcctttaaatttttaaatgtcatgtacagttgaccctttcaaaaaaaatttttttttaatttattttttagtgaagtatagttgattttacagttgacccttgaaccgCATGGTTTGAACTGGGCAGATGCActtacacacagatttttttcagtagtaaatactgcagTGCAACATGATCCCAGGTTGGTTGGATCCTTGGATGCAGAACCGTGGAGACAGAGGAACTGGGTATACAGAGAAACCGTGTATATGGAGGGCAGACTGTAAATTATACTCAGATTCTCAGCGGTGCAGAGGGTCAGTGCCTCTAACCCCGCATTGTTCAACTGTAATTCAATATATCAAGGTCAACTTCACTTGCTTCAGAATTCCCTGGGGAGcttgccttctctttctttttctttcctttttttttgtaatatttgtttatttattttggctgcgccaggtttTAGCTGTGGCATACGGGATCAttgctgcggcatgtgggatcttttagttgcagcatgagggctcttagctgtggcatgcatgcgggatctagttccctgactagggattgaacccgggtcccctgcattgggagcgcagagtcttacccactggaccaccagggaagtcccatggggGAGTTTTTCCACAGTACAAATGTCTGGGCTGCACCCTGGAGATGCAGACGTaatgggtctggggtggggcctgggcaccCATATTTTTAGATACCCCATCAGTGAGTCTGGTGAACGGCAGGGTACAGAACCAGCACACCTGCGCCAACTGCCTGCCCACCTGCCACCTCCTTCAGTCTTCCTAACCCGCGAGGGGAGCGTTATCCTCTCTACTTTACAGTCAAGTAAAACTTCAGAGCGGGGTCACACGTCAATACTAGGCAGAAGTGAGATTCAAGCTCTGGTTTCCTTCCACCTCATGCTTTTGCCCACAACACCAACGTGGCTGACACTGCCGTCATTTCTGAGCCCTCAGTATACacgcagtgtgtgtgtgtttctagtgaAACTAACCCGGAGGGAAGGCAGATGTCCTAAGAGGCTGCTCGAGTCCAGGGCACATCTCTAAAGAGGCTGCCCCGACAGCAATCCAGGGGCTTAGCATCTGGGCTGGACCCACAGATGGCAGGAACAGGGCAGGGCTTCTGTACACCTCCCGTAAACTTCACAACCATCCAGGGGTACCAGCATCTTCCTAAAGCTACAACCCCTTGAATCTCAGAAAATAATGGCGGAGCCAGAATCTGAGGTCAGCCAAGCCCAGCTTCAGAGCCTGGCTTGCTGCTCCGTCCACCCCAAGCCCCTAGTGCGCCCTTTAATCAGTGGCGCCGCTCATTGATTTCCTCCCCCGTCTGAGATGCTCCCTCCTGCCATGGGCGAGAAGCCCGCAGGAAAGGTGCCCCACGGTACTTTTGAATGTGTGGTTCCCAGCGTT
This region includes:
- the CTSH gene encoding pro-cathepsin H isoform X2 translates to MLQHQKKYSSEEYHHRLQAFVSNWRKINAHNAGNHTFKMGLNQFSDMSFAELKRKYLWSEPQNCSATKGNYLRGTGPYPPSMDWRKKGNFVSPVKNQGSCGSCWTFSTTGALESAVAIATGRLPSLAEQQLVDCAQNFNNHGCQGGLPSQAFEYIRYNKGIMGEDTYPYKGQDGECKFQPSKAIAFVKDVANITMNDEEAMVEAVALYNPVSFAFEVIDDFLMYKKGVYSSTSCHKTPDKVNHAVLAVGYGEENGIPYWIVKNSWGPQWGMKGYFLLERGKNMCGLAACASYPIPLV